A genomic stretch from Azospirillum lipoferum 4B includes:
- a CDS encoding rhodanese-like domain-containing protein produces MLLLLLAFTTPALAAGIHQPDGYRLSDYRSPTPDGIAGGETVDTPAVQSLLSQGRVIPIFVQRLERSTLPGAPWLQSKPYRQIPGSVWLPNVGMGAPDDATLAWFEAQLQRLTAGDRTRDLLFYCLSDCWLSWNAAKRALLLGYARVHWYPTGIDGWMEAGLPTEEAHPPPPPPPGPARNPSAP; encoded by the coding sequence ATCCTCCTCCTTCTACTCGCCTTCACCACCCCCGCCCTCGCCGCCGGCATCCACCAGCCCGACGGTTACCGGTTGTCCGACTACCGCTCCCCCACGCCTGACGGCATCGCCGGAGGGGAAACGGTCGACACCCCGGCGGTGCAGTCCCTGCTGTCGCAAGGCCGCGTCATCCCGATCTTCGTCCAGCGGCTGGAGCGCAGCACGCTCCCCGGCGCCCCCTGGCTGCAATCCAAGCCCTACCGCCAGATTCCCGGCAGCGTGTGGCTGCCCAATGTCGGCATGGGCGCGCCCGACGATGCGACGCTGGCCTGGTTCGAAGCGCAACTGCAGCGGCTGACCGCAGGCGACCGGACCCGCGATCTTCTGTTCTATTGCCTGTCCGATTGCTGGCTGTCGTGGAACGCGGCCAAGCGTGCGCTGTTGCTTGGCTATGCCCGGGTCCATTGGTACCCGACCGGCATCGACGGCTGGATGGAGGCCGGTCTGCCGACGGAGGAGGCGCATCCGCCGCCGCCCCCGCCGCCTGGGCCGGCCCGCAACCCGTCCGCACCCTGA